DNA from Solanum stenotomum isolate F172 chromosome 3, ASM1918654v1, whole genome shotgun sequence:
TGGGatacacgtgcaacacacgtgttTGAGATTAGTCGAAAATTCTAAATTTACCGCTGCTatctttaaattaatttatttccctCACATTTTTCACATTCCTCTGCCTTTCTTTATTCCTATCTGCTCTCTTTTCCAATTCAAGCAACAAATTATCTACCACCTGATTTTGCCGGAATGCATCTACTTTCCACTGTAGATAGCAACAACACTGCCACCAACAAGTGTAAGCTTGATGATTTCAACAGTGTCGATCAAATAGTAAGCCAATTAAATCATGACTTATCTTCACTAGCTTTCGATTTCTACAAATGCAAATGTTGTTTTGTTCTGTTTGACTGGAATCATACAAGATGCGTGCTTAGGAATTTTCTGTGTTCGACTCCAAATGACTTTGATGGAGCCTCTAAAcatctaatttttttgtatctCATCCTCTGTTTCAACAACTCTGGTAACTCATTATATgtcttcaaattttcttttcacaGTATTTCATAGTTTGTCACATTtggtttaattttgatttacaCAGTTTGTATTACTTGACAAGAACTTACGTGCAATGCACGTATCCAGAACTAGTATATATACACACTAAATCGGATTGCcataatataaacataaattacAATCATACTAGATTACATTGAAAAATTGGAAAAGGattaaaatttataccaaatcgACCACATCATAAAACCATATAAAGGAATGTCTATACTATATTGAATTATAATACCAaatcttttaaagaaaaaaaaacaaaaataaaccataaaaaaattaatagattaGATTACATTGGttgaaacaattttaaattttatcaagaaaaaaCCATAAAAGACATGCTACATTAGATTACGATACTGAAAAATATGAGACTAAATTAGAGAAGGTCCCTTATGTTGTCACCAGACTTCATTCTTTCAACATGTGTATACGTAATACGTTATAAAGAGTCAGGACTGTCCCTATTCTTGTCTCCAAGTATATGATCCATTGACTCACAGGGTGACTTTTACTTACCACTTTGCTAGAGTCCCTATGTCTTGAAACAATTCCAATAGAGAGTTTCTTATTATGACCTTAATGCCAAATACAAAGATTCAATAGCACAGTAAGCCTCAGTCACAACAGCTAAAATCGTTAAGGTAAACACATAATGCAAACTGCAAACTAAATATAGTATTTCTTGAAAGCCTCAATTCAGAAGAAATAAGCTTAGGGGGTATTCTGATCACGTGTCACTTGAAAACTGCAAACTTGTAAGCATATCTTTTGTAAAAACTGTTTGAAGAATGAAGTAATGCAGGGAGATCGAATAACATGTCCACTTTGCATGAGTGTGGTAATATCAGAGGAATCGAAAATGCAGAACAGTAGTTTTGTTAAAAAAGCGGGGAcgggggagggggggaggggTGACATAAACCAAACTACTACTGACAACATTTATCAAGAGAGCTGTTgttccacaaaaaatttcacaaCCCCTTGTAAGTTGTCCCAGATAACTAAATTTTACTTGAAGAACGGAGAGTTTCTTATTATGACCTTAATGTCAAATACAAAGATTCAATAGCACAGTAAGCCTCAATCACAACTGCTAAAATCATTAAGGTAAACACAGAATGCAATCCCAttcttccaagaaaaaaatCGAAAAAGGGAACCATTTCACAATCAAGGACCTTGATGCTATTGACAAAGGGAACCATTTCAATGCACATGTACAACATCCAAAATGCAACAAATAAAAGCTTCATGAGAAACCAAGCAACAGTAACATTTCCGATGACACAAGGGTATGTCCAAGAGAATAGTAGTTAGTTACATATAGAAGTTAAGGATCCATGATTGCAAGGAGAAGCTTATCAAACACTCGAAATAAGAGTCAACATTTCTTGTACCCTGAGATGGAGAACTACTTGGAGCCCAGTCATGGAAAGCTCAGTGCTCACTCCCGGAAGATAATCACAGAATTGGTGGATAATCTTGGGGAACCTAACAATTTCTCAGCCAATggaaataaatatttgtacGCACAGTTCATTGAACATTTCTCGCACCTTCTTCTCTTTGATATGATAACAAACTTCTCCAAAACTAATGCATTCTTTAACAAAAATTCTGAAAGTTCAAAAAGATTCTTGGCATAGGACCAGTTGAGATGATTTATCAAGCATATCCGGGAGGAGATGACAATCTTAACATTCTTGAGGTTGGGAAGCACAAAGATTGAAATCCATCTCTGcaaattgatattattttctttgacCAAATCTTGTAACCCAAAGCAGCAGAAGGTAGCATCAGGCTGGAAACAGAATACGATCAGGGACAAATACATGGCAGCCTAATGGAAATTGCagaaaagttgaaaaagaaaactttGAAGTAGAAATTTccagtaaaaataaatttcagaGCCAACAAATTTAATGATACCTGAAAATGATTATAATGGCTATTCTTTTCATAAAGAGACTCATGATGTAGGTAGCCAAAAATTGATAACACATTTTTCACAAGAAAGCAATCACGAAGCTATACGGTGACATAAGCAAAGTCTCTTAATGACAGTTAAGGATATATTTGTGTTGAGATGGTTCGTGCAAGTGTAGAGGAGATGTGCAAATGCCCCAGTGAGAGGTTGGCCATGGTGGGCCTTAGAAGAGGGAGAGGTAGGCCAAAAGGCCAGCTGCTCCCAACACACTTAACTCTTTTCTATTGTGTAAAATGATGTACAAAGGCAAAAAGGCAAAGCTtcataaaaattatgtaaaaagaaGATACAAAGCAACAGAAAGTTACATGCATAGCTCTTATGTCTATGTTGAGACACTCAACATGAGGTGATGCTCGCAAAAGGCCAGCTGCTCCAAACACacttaactctttcttatgcAACTCCAGCGTCAAATACTTGCATTTCAATTCTGGAATTCGCACCCCTTTGAACTGCAACATGCACAGGACCTGGTGCAGTATTACCAATGAAAAAACCAGAGAAAGCAACAAAAAACAACAGATAGAAAGTACTCCACAACAGATATAGTGTTGTGACAAATAAACTATCTAAACACTTTAAGCAACATCAATGTACGAAAATCCTGGTGTCTAGATATAACTTTGGCGATATGATAAAAGAAATACCCGACTTCACAAAATTGGCAAACGGATTGCATAAAGGTCCACAAAATTCTCTAACTCAGTTCTTTTAATCAAGAAATCCGCGAGGGTCAGAGGCCCATGGTTTGAAAGTCAGTGGAGAACAAGCccacccctctacccttctccacaaGTTTTTTACAATTAATCCAGTTGCTTTAATGGATTGTGTATACAAATCTCCATTGTATAATGTTTATCTGCAACTGTCTGATAATAATCAATGAGAGAAAATAAAGACTTTTGAGTTTAAAACAAACCTCTATGAACCATGTTCCAACTGTTATCTTGCTTGCACTACTCAGCTTTTGAAGATAATCCCACACGAGAATCATAAAACCTTGATGATAGCCACGACAACTATCTTCGTCATCATCAATTTCTTCATCAAGCAAATATTGGATGTCTTTGATACATGTAATCTCGAACGTAAGCTTAGCATTAACCAAGGAGGATACGTCTACAAGCCTACACTTGAAACCATAAAGACTTTCACAAATCTCCAAATGCTGAAGATAGGGGGCAACAATTTCCAAGGAATGATCAAGTTCATCATCATTGTATGCTATCAAATTTAGTCTCTTCAATTTTGAAGACCTAATTTCCAAACGACTAAAACCCTTAAAACGAGATAATTCCATAGTTTCCAATATAGGACATCCCGACAATAAGTTCACAATATGGTCATTAGATAACACCATCCACTTCAATTTTATGCTCTTTAGAGACTTCCATGCTACAGCCACATTAGGATCAAAAGAACAGAATCCCAAAACTAGTGTTATCAACGACGAACAGGTGTATAAACATTCCGGCAATGCATAAACCTCTTCTTCAGAGACTGACTGGATTTTCAAATTTTCCACTTTCTTTTCAATAGCAAAACTAAGCCATCGATCCATGTCTGACTTGTATGCATCCGGCTCATTACTATCGAGTTGaaactttttaattttgggAGAAACTGAATGACCtaatacataatcaacatagGATACATACCACTCATAGTTACCAAATGTACTAAAAGAGAAACTATCAAGTGATTTCCAAAGATAGTGCCACCTTTTTGAGAGAGCACTTGTCACAAGTGCGGCTTCGGTCGGCATAAGAgagagaatgtgaaggagaagATCGTCCGACAACTGACTGATTCGGTCTACAGCTGTTGTTGTTTCTTCTATGTTTTCGCCAGAATCCATGGCTATCTTCTCGCCGAAATCCATTATAATTTTCAGGTAATGTCACTCAGATCTAGTGCACCCCTTTCCGTTACAATGTGAGGAAAAATGAGTAATAAATGGGGATAATTTGGTCCACTTTGATTCAATCATGACATAATTGTTTACAAAAATGGAAAATAGTCATAAATGTGTTAGGTACAGTTGAACAAAAACTTGTATTTCGTCAATAGTTTGATTTCAAAATGTGTTATCCTTAATAATTTGGTCAAAAAGTTTTCTTTCCGCTAAAATTTGGTTCTAAAAAATTCACATTGTTGCTTAATGGATCAAAAATGTCTCTATTAACTGATAATAATTTTGTTCAATAGGAAAAGAATCCCATATTTGGAAAAGCTTGGACTACAATTTCTTAAGATTGACATCCATTAGAATATAGGTTTTGGAAGTCAAAAGTTTTATAATGGGTGTTCAAACTTTGGATGATAATTAAATTACTATTCCCCCCTCCCCCACCCGATGATTGGGTGCACCAAAAATTATATGAGAAAAATGTGGACATCCGAATCGAACTTGAGTGAAGCAAAATGGCAGGATACAAAATGATAAAACAAATATGTGGACGCTAGGAATCGAATAGGATGCCATGCCGCTTTGTGCCTACCCTCGCTGCTAAGCCACTGCTCTCTATTGCATCAAACGGTGTTCAAAATGTTCTATTTACCAATATAAAGTAAAGTTTGACCGATATATACAACGTAATTTTCCGGTGAAGGATATTTGACTAACCATCCTTGCACCACCATAGCTCCGTCCTTGTTTggaatttaatcaatttattgAAGGACATTTGGGTACCTACTAATTTTGCTTCCAGCAATCTCCTTATTAGATCAATTCCAAAAAATCTTCAACCCCTCACTATTTATATTCCACTCCTACAGAATACTTGGGACCTCACCCAACTTACTTTTAACATACCTCCTATAGTCTTTGTGTTTTTTCGTGCTACCTATATTTCACCAGCTTCGTGTACAAACACCTTTGGTTGGTTCCCTAATCCTAATTGTTATTTTGACATCAAATTGGCTTACCATTTCCTTCTCCACACCATACTCTCTGAGATGGATCACGAAATCCAGGCATGTCTTTGGATATTACAGACACCCATACATATTCAAAGCCCTATGTTTCTCTTACCCTGCCAAAGGTTACCCATGACTACTCTCCTCTTTTCACATCCTCCTCTCCCTGTCACgtcatttaatttattgttcATTAATTGAGGAAATCATTCAtcatattttcttcaaatgtcCAAAAGTCCAACATGTCTAAAAAAAGGGTGTATTTGAATGTCTTAGATTCCAAGGTGGTTTCATCTTGCCAGTAACCCAACTGATAACCAATGAGGAATCTAAGTCAACAATGACCATGTTGATACCATTTTCCTTGCACCATTCAATTCCAATAGACAGAGCCAAAGACTCAGCAACATTGTTGGATACCAAAGGGGCCGAAAAGCTGAGACAAATTCCCCGTGATGACCCTTGAAAATTCCCCCACCACCACATGCCCCAGGATTGCCTTTGGAGCATCCATCAGTATTGAGTTTAATCATACTAGAAGGGGGGAAAGTCCAGGATGTTCTGAGAATTTTAAGTTTGGGTCTAGCATTGTCACAAATATACATCATATGATTCGAAGTGATGTTGCTATCTATCTGGTTAAACTGATTGTGCATGAATAGCATCAACATTAATTAGGTGGGCCACTCTAGGCATATAAAGTCTGACTTGTTCATACCTCTTCTTGCATCTAGCCTTCCATATCTGGCAACTAATAAGAAGAGGCATAATTTGAATCATAACCTTGTGAATAGGATTATGGGTTTTAGCAGTCCACCATACCATCATCTCTTGATTGATTCCTCCACCAACCTCCTCTAAACCAAACTGATTCCTGAACACATTCCAGATGTTCTTGCtgaaattatttcttttgaaaagATGCTCCAAATTCTCATTGCAGTAGTTTTCACAACATTCACATCTTGAAGGAAGAGAAACACCTTTCTTTTTGACATTGTCATCAATAGGAATTCTGTTCTCTAGGAgcttccaattaaaaaaagaaaactggAAAGGTAAAGCCTTATGCCAAAGATTATTAGTAAGAGCGATACCTTGACTCTGTCTCAAGCTCCTCCAAGCTGACGAGACTTCAAAATTTCCAGGTTGGAACTGTTTGAGCTTAGTAATATTCCATGATGAAGTTAGCAACAGTAGGTTTCTAGTCAATTTTACTATTATAAATATTGGCAATGGCCCCAAGTCCTGTCCAATTGTCCCTGAGGAATGAAGAGTTACTTTTATTATCCTCCACAAGATACTAGGTTCCACCTCGTTCTTGATGTTTATTAGGTTTCTCCAAGGTCCAGAGATCTTAGATTCACCTGTTCTAGAAACTGGATGTTTTCTGCTGCAGTATTTAATCATCAGGAAAGTAGACTAGAGAGAGTTGTGAGTTCTGAACAACCACCATAATTTTGCAATGAAAGATTTGGACATCTCAGATAGTTGTCTTATGCCCAACCCTCCCTCTTCTGTAGGATAACACATTTTGTTCCAAGCAACCaagtgggttttttttttcacaacatGGATAGGGCATCCCAAATATTCATGTAGTTTACAGAACTGAACTGCTTGTTTATTATATCAACgttacatgtatatatacactAGAAAGAAGCATCATCAAAGATAAGAAAATATCTTACATATCTCTTATGATTCCTACAGATCTCTCCTATCTATATAAGGTAATAGAATGTATTTACAATATTTTGTAACACTCCCTCTCAAGCTGGAGCATATATATTGATCATGCCTAGCTTGTTACACAAATAGTTAACCCGAGCTCAATTCAACGCCTTTGTGAACAAATCAGCTAGTTGCTCTCCAGTCTTCACATAGCCTGTGGAAATCAGGTATTCTTGAATCTTTTCACGAATAAAGTGACAGTCCACCTCAATGTGCTTAGTTCTTTCATGATACACTTGATTTGAGGCAATATGAAGACCAGTTTGATTATCACACCAAAGTTTCGCGGGTGTGGGATACTTCAACCCAACTTCACTTAAGAGGTGATGTATCCACATAATCTCACATGTGGATTGTGCCATAGCTTTATACTCGGAATCTGCAATGGATCAAGATACAACATTTTGTTTCTTACTTCTCCATGACACCAAAATTCTACCCACAAAGACACAATAGCCAGTAGTAGACCTTCTATCAATCTTGGATCCAGCCCAATCGGCGTCTGCAAAATACTCAATGTGAGTATTGTCAATTTTGCTGAATGAGTTCTCTCAAATGGGAGTTCTTCCATTAAATAGAAAGAATtttgatttacatatatatcCCTAAATATATGCTATTCCTAAGTGTAATATATCTGAAAATATGCTACATTAATCTATGCTATCTCCTATCAtcattacacaaatatttagaGTTATAACATAGATACGTACAAATATTAAGAATATGTCCAATCATGCTAACATCCCCCTCAAATTGATGCCGGTGGATCAAAAAGCATCAATTTGCCTACCAGATACTGATGACTTTGTTGTGCCATAGACTTTGTAAACACATCAGTTATTTGAAGATCACTGGATACATGTGGAAGAGTAACGACTCTATTATCTACAACTTCTCTGATATAATGACAATCCACTTCAATGTGTTTGGTCCTTTCATGATAAACTGGATTAGTAGCAATCTGAATAGCACTTGTGTTGTCAGCATGGAGGGGAGTAGGATTAGATTGAGGAAATTCAATTTCTGCAAGTAAACCACGAAGCCAAACAATCTCAGAGCAAGCAATAGACATTGCTCAATATTCAGATTCGGTGGAAGATTTTGATACACGGTCTTGCTTCTTGCTTTTCCAAGATATCAAGAAATCTCCAAGAAACATGCACCAACCCGTGACGGAGCGACGAGTATCAGGACATCCAGCCCAAGCAAAATCActaaatgcattaagttgaatCTTAGAACCACTAGGAAAGAATAATCCATGAGTAGATGTTGCCAAGAGATATCGAATGATGCGACGGACAGCCACCAAATGTAGATGGTGTGATGCCTGCATAAATTGACTCACTTGTTGAACTGCAAAAGAGATATCAGGCTTAGTAATAGTAAGATAATTTAGGCTCCCAACTAATTGCCGATACAAAGTTGGATCAGGAAGAAGATCTCATTCCGCACGATAGTACGTTACATTCAATTCCAATTGAGTATTTACAGAGGAAGATTCTTGAAGACCAGCCAAAGCAAGCAAGTCCTGAGTATATTTGTGTTGGTTCAAGAACACACCTAAAGAATCATAATGAACTTCTAACCCCAAAAAGTATGTAAGAAtgccaagatctttcatatgaaaAGAATCCTTAAGCTACTGTTGGAGGCTAGTGATTAGTGAAGAATCAGTTCCTGTGATAATaatgtcatctacatacaccaaaagaagaacacaacTTGCAGATGTTTTTCGAAGAAACAAAGACGAATCATATTTGCTCTGCTCAAAAGAGAATTGAAGCAAAGTAGATCGAAACTTATCAAACCAAGCtcttggagcttgttttaatCCATATAAAGACTGTTTCAACTTGTATACATTTGATGTAGGTGATGAGAACAAACCAAGTGGGGgtttcatataaatatcttcTTAGAGATCACCATGAAGAAAAGCatttttgacatccatttgatgaagaGGCCAATTTTGTGATGCAGCAATGGCAATAATAGTTCTCACAGTAGTCATTTTTGCTACAGATGCAAAAGTCTCCTCATAGTTTACACCATACTCTTGTTTGTTGCCAAGGACCACCAATCGAGCTTTGTACCGATCAAGAGTTCCATCAGAATTAAGTTTAATTGAATAAACCCATTTACATCCAATTGGACGGACATTTGGAGGACAAGGAACAATGTCCcttgtgttattttctttagaGCCAAAAGTTCCTCCTCCATTGCTTTTTGCCAACATTCAAGCTTGGAAGCTTGTGAGTAACCTGTTGGAATAGAGATGGTGGATAAAGTAGAAGAAAAACCATATCGTTTAAGAGTTTGAGACACTCTAGTAGATCGTCGAGGAGTAGACCTTGAAGAAATCTCAGATTCTAGTTGTGGAGCAGTCTCAGGTGGCGGATCTGTTTCGAGATGGGGTAAAGTTGGCCGACGTCGTTCATACACAAATCCTGATTTGAACTGCTTAGAAGACAATGACAAATCCTCAAAAgtaggaagaagaggagaaacagAAGATGACTCAACATGAGTAGGAAAGAAATACTGATTctcaaagaaaataacatttctaGAAACACGAAATTTGTTAGAACTTGGATCATAGCAAATAAAACCTTTCTGCGAAGTACTATAGCCCATAAAAGCACATTGAATAGACTGAACATAGAGTTTATTCCGTTGAAAATGAGGCAGGTGCACAAAACAAACACAACTGAACGTATGAAAACTATGATAGCTGGGATGCTTATGAAAAAGACGATAATATGGAGACTCAAGATTTAACACTTTAGATGGAAGTCTATTAATCTAATAAACAACAGTAGACAAAGCTTCAACCCAATATTTAGATGGAACAGAAGACTCAATCAATAAAGTACGAGTGACATCTAAAAGATGACGATTTTTACACTCAGCAACCCCATTTTGTTGTTGCGTATATGGGCAAGAGCGTTGTGATACAATTCCTTTCTCAAGCaagaaattattgaattcatGAGACATATATTCTCCACCAGAATCAGATCTTAATAGTTTGATGCATGTGGAAAATTGAGTCTCAACGTAAGCCAAAAATTTCTTGAATATGGAAAACACTTCAGATTTAGATCGAAGAAAATACACC
Protein-coding regions in this window:
- the LOC125859255 gene encoding uncharacterized mitochondrial protein AtMg00810-like, which gives rise to MTTVRTIIAIAASQNWPLHQMDVKNAFLHVQQVSQFMQASHHLHLVAVRRIIRYLLATSTHGLFFPSGSKIQLNAFSDFAWAGCPDTRRSVTGWCMFLGDFLISWKSKKQDRVSKSSTESEY